The following coding sequences are from one Treponema sp. J25 window:
- the trmB gene encoding tRNA (guanosine(46)-N7)-methyltransferase TrmB, with translation MTAAQERSYTELAPRYCIPYQKGPVDMASLFGNTNPVTIEIGFGMGDATARIAEAHRECNYLGIEVHRPGVGKLLWEIEQRHLENIRIIEHDAVEVLMDMIPDQSVAAFHIFFPDPWPKKRHHKRRLIQRPFTDLLVQKLKTGGYVYMTTDWEDYAYWALREFSATPGLLNPYWKAGEAEAENGFARGQQWRPETKFERKGKAKDHRIWELYLIKGTSLETQN, from the coding sequence ATGACGGCGGCCCAGGAACGCAGTTATACCGAGTTGGCGCCCCGTTACTGCATCCCCTATCAAAAGGGTCCTGTTGATATGGCTTCTCTGTTTGGGAATACCAATCCCGTGACCATTGAAATTGGTTTCGGGATGGGGGATGCCACAGCCCGCATCGCAGAGGCCCATCGGGAATGTAATTACCTCGGTATCGAGGTGCACCGCCCCGGGGTGGGGAAGCTCCTCTGGGAAATCGAACAACGGCATCTTGAAAACATACGGATTATTGAACACGACGCGGTAGAAGTGCTTATGGATATGATCCCGGACCAGTCGGTGGCGGCGTTCCATATTTTTTTCCCCGATCCCTGGCCCAAAAAACGGCATCACAAGCGGCGACTCATCCAGCGGCCCTTTACGGATCTGTTAGTCCAGAAACTAAAAACCGGCGGCTATGTGTATATGACCACCGATTGGGAAGACTATGCATACTGGGCCCTGCGGGAATTCTCTGCGACCCCGGGGCTTTTGAATCCCTATTGGAAGGCCGGAGAAGCGGAGGCGGAAAACGGGTTTGCCCGTGGACAACAGTGGCGCCCAGAGACTAAATTTGAAAGGAAAGGAAAAGCAAAGGATCACCGCATATGGGAACTGTACCTTATCAAGGGGACCTCTTTGGAGACTCAGAACTGA
- a CDS encoding glutaredoxin family protein, which produces MFDYITYTTVEGPRQAHQVEVYALSTCGFCKRALEFLKNQGISHKYVHVDLLPLEVKNQIKEALRSQFNQAVSFPFLVIDGKKALVGFVEAEWRKALLDQ; this is translated from the coding sequence ATGTTTGACTATATCACCTACACCACCGTAGAAGGTCCCCGCCAGGCTCATCAGGTAGAAGTATACGCCCTTTCTACCTGTGGTTTTTGTAAAAGGGCCCTGGAATTCCTTAAAAATCAGGGGATTAGCCATAAGTACGTCCATGTGGATCTCCTTCCCCTGGAAGTAAAAAACCAGATAAAAGAGGCTCTTCGCTCCCAATTCAACCAGGCGGTCTCCTTTCCCTTTCTGGTGATTGATGGGAAAAAGGCCCTGGTAGGTTTTGTGGAAGCGGAATGGCGAAAAGCCCTATTAGACCAGTAA
- a CDS encoding ferredoxin-thioredoxin reductase catalytic domain-containing protein, with protein sequence MKEKNKEEVRRFTEMVAQKQGWVLSQDTALYEDLVTGLMVNWNRYGYFLCPCRDSEGSREKDQPIICPCIYARPDIQEYGHCFCSLYWSEDFARSGKSPQGIPDRHVEG encoded by the coding sequence ATGAAGGAAAAAAACAAAGAAGAGGTCCGTCGTTTTACGGAGATGGTGGCCCAAAAACAGGGGTGGGTGTTGAGCCAGGATACGGCGTTGTACGAGGACCTCGTCACGGGGCTTATGGTAAACTGGAATCGATACGGATACTTTCTTTGCCCCTGCCGGGATAGCGAAGGAAGCCGGGAAAAGGACCAACCCATCATTTGTCCCTGTATCTATGCCCGGCCGGATATTCAAGAGTATGGCCACTGTTTTTGTTCCCTCTACTGGTCAGAGGACTTTGCCCGATCCGGGAAAAGCCCCCAGGGCATTCCTGACCGCCACGTGGAGGGGTAA
- a CDS encoding DUF503 domain-containing protein, translated as MIQVVFEIPDVQNIKDKRRIVRSVKDRLQRKFNMSVAEIDLQDSLSFAHLGGAVVSNSKHFGESVLQKAFTMIEQDVPVRIQDVQIYSEEF; from the coding sequence ATGATTCAGGTGGTATTTGAAATACCGGATGTGCAAAACATAAAGGATAAGCGGCGCATTGTTCGTTCCGTAAAGGATCGGCTCCAGAGAAAATTCAACATGAGTGTGGCCGAAATTGACCTGCAGGATTCCCTGTCCTTTGCTCACCTTGGTGGGGCGGTCGTGTCGAATTCAAAGCATTTTGGAGAGTCGGTGCTCCAGAAGGCCTTTACCATGATTGAACAGGATGTGCCGGTTCGTATCCAGGATGTGCAAATTTACTCGGAGGAGTTTTAA